One Engystomops pustulosus chromosome 7, aEngPut4.maternal, whole genome shotgun sequence DNA window includes the following coding sequences:
- the GALNS gene encoding N-acetylgalactosamine-6-sulfatase isoform X1, with protein MEPKTHCSVTNFTLIRLSLVTVEGLILTFTCAAVPMGPSQMGWGDIGVFGEPSKETPNIDQMASEGILFPDFYTANPLCSPSRASLLTGRLPIRNGFYTTNDHARNAYTPQEILGGIPDSEVLLPELLKKAGYINKIIGKWHLGHRRKYHPLSHGFDEWFGSPNCHFGPYDNVERPNIPVYKDWEMIGRYYEDIYINHKTGESNLTQIYLQEAIKFINKYGNSGQPFFMYWAIDATHAPVYASSSFLGTSRRGLYGDAVREIDFSIGKILDVLKTTGIAKDTFVFFTSDNGAALISAPNQGGSNSPFLCGKQTTFEGGMRVPGIAWWPGHLAAGRVSYQIANVMDLFTTSLVLAGLDPPVDREIDGIDLTPVILDGKEIERPIFYYRGNELMAVRLGQYKAHYWTWSNSWEELSQGINFCPGQNITGVTTHDQVEYVKPLLFHLGRDPGEKYPMRISSIEYQTVMLGISPVVRQHKDSMIPGEPQLNVCDLAAMNWSPPGCEKLGKCLTPPESKPWKCAWPH; from the exons ATGGAACCTAAAACACATTGCTCTGTTACCAACTTTACTCTCATTAGATTGTCTCTTGTGACAGTAGAAGGGTTAATCCTGACTTTCACCTGCGCTGCAGTACCAATGGGACCAAGCCAG ATGGGATGGGGAGATATCGGTGTGTTCGGAGAACCCTCCAAAGAGACCCCTAATATTGATCAGATGGCATCAGAAGGCATCCTGTTCCCAGATTTTTACACAGCCAATCCTCTCTGCTCTCCAT CCAGAGCCTCTTTATTAACCGGACGTCTTCCCATCCGAAATGGTTTTTATACCACAAATGACCATGCCAGGAATG CTTACACACCACAAGAGATCCTGGGTGGGATACCTGATTCTGAGGTGCTGCTACCGGAACTGTTGAAGAAGGCTGGATACATCAACAAAATTATCGGCAAATG GCATTTGGGGCACAGAAGAAAATATCACCCTCTGAGCCATGGTTTTGATGAATGGTTCGGTTCTCCAAACTGTCATTTTGGACCTTATGATAATGTTGAACGTCCAAATATACCAGTGTACAAGGACTGGGAGATGATTGGAAG ATATTATGAAGACATATATATTAATCACAAGACTGGGGAGTCAAATTTAACTCAGATATACTTACAG GAAGCCATAAAATTTATTAACAAGTATGGGAATTCTGGCCAGCCATTCTTTATGTACTGGGCCATTGATGCCACTCATGCGCCTGTCTACGCTTCCAGCAGCTTCCTTGGAACAAGTCGTCGAGGACT GTATGGAGATGCAGTCCGTGAAATTGACTTTAGCATAGGAAAGATTTTGGACGTTCTAAAGACCACAGGAATCGCCAAGGATACCTttgtgttcttcacatctgacAATGGAGCTGCACTCATCTCTGCTCCAAACCAAG GCGGTAGTAACTCCCCTTTCCTTTGTGGGAAGCAGACAACATTTGAGGGTGGTATGAGGGTGCCTGGCATTGCTTGGTGGCCTGGACATTTGGCCGCTGGTCGG GTGAGCTACCAGATAGCAAATGTCATGGATCTGTTTACAACAAGTCTGGTCCTGGCAGGACTGGACCCTCCTGTAGACAGAGAAATAGATGGCATTGATCTAACTCCTGTCATTCTGGATGGCAAAGAAATTGAGAG ACCAATATTTTATTATCGTGGCAATGAGCTTATGGCAGTCCGGCTGGGGCAATACAAAGCGCATTACTGGACCTGGAGTAACTCATGGGAGGAACTTTCCCAG GGTATAAATTTCTGTCCAGGACAAAATATTACTGGTGTAACAACACATGACCAAGTAGAGTACGTCAAGCCGCTGTTGTTCCACTTGGGAAGGGACCCTGGAGAAAAGTACCCCATGAG AATATCAAGTATTGAGTACCAGACTGTGATGTTAGGAATTTCCCCAGTGGTTCGTCAGCACAAGGACTCCATGATACCAGGGGAACCTCAACTCAACGTGTGTGACCTGGCTGCTATG AACTGGTCACCCCCCGGATGTGAGAAGCTTGGAAAATGTCTGACACCCCCAGAGTCAAAACCGTGGAAATGTGCCTGGCCCCACTGA
- the GALNS gene encoding N-acetylgalactosamine-6-sulfatase isoform X2, with amino-acid sequence MFPAFSLVVLCFLGTVLATNGTRPNIILLLMDDMGWGDIGVFGEPSKETPNIDQMASEGILFPDFYTANPLCSPSRASLLTGRLPIRNGFYTTNDHARNAYTPQEILGGIPDSEVLLPELLKKAGYINKIIGKWHLGHRRKYHPLSHGFDEWFGSPNCHFGPYDNVERPNIPVYKDWEMIGRYYEDIYINHKTGESNLTQIYLQEAIKFINKYGNSGQPFFMYWAIDATHAPVYASSSFLGTSRRGLYGDAVREIDFSIGKILDVLKTTGIAKDTFVFFTSDNGAALISAPNQGGSNSPFLCGKQTTFEGGMRVPGIAWWPGHLAAGRVSYQIANVMDLFTTSLVLAGLDPPVDREIDGIDLTPVILDGKEIERPIFYYRGNELMAVRLGQYKAHYWTWSNSWEELSQGINFCPGQNITGVTTHDQVEYVKPLLFHLGRDPGEKYPMRISSIEYQTVMLGISPVVRQHKDSMIPGEPQLNVCDLAAMNWSPPGCEKLGKCLTPPESKPWKCAWPH; translated from the exons ATGTTTCCTGCATTCTCCCTGGTGGTTTTATGCTTTTTGGGAACAGTCCTGGCAACAAATGGGACCCGACCTAACATTATCCTGCTACTGATGGACGAC ATGGGATGGGGAGATATCGGTGTGTTCGGAGAACCCTCCAAAGAGACCCCTAATATTGATCAGATGGCATCAGAAGGCATCCTGTTCCCAGATTTTTACACAGCCAATCCTCTCTGCTCTCCAT CCAGAGCCTCTTTATTAACCGGACGTCTTCCCATCCGAAATGGTTTTTATACCACAAATGACCATGCCAGGAATG CTTACACACCACAAGAGATCCTGGGTGGGATACCTGATTCTGAGGTGCTGCTACCGGAACTGTTGAAGAAGGCTGGATACATCAACAAAATTATCGGCAAATG GCATTTGGGGCACAGAAGAAAATATCACCCTCTGAGCCATGGTTTTGATGAATGGTTCGGTTCTCCAAACTGTCATTTTGGACCTTATGATAATGTTGAACGTCCAAATATACCAGTGTACAAGGACTGGGAGATGATTGGAAG ATATTATGAAGACATATATATTAATCACAAGACTGGGGAGTCAAATTTAACTCAGATATACTTACAG GAAGCCATAAAATTTATTAACAAGTATGGGAATTCTGGCCAGCCATTCTTTATGTACTGGGCCATTGATGCCACTCATGCGCCTGTCTACGCTTCCAGCAGCTTCCTTGGAACAAGTCGTCGAGGACT GTATGGAGATGCAGTCCGTGAAATTGACTTTAGCATAGGAAAGATTTTGGACGTTCTAAAGACCACAGGAATCGCCAAGGATACCTttgtgttcttcacatctgacAATGGAGCTGCACTCATCTCTGCTCCAAACCAAG GCGGTAGTAACTCCCCTTTCCTTTGTGGGAAGCAGACAACATTTGAGGGTGGTATGAGGGTGCCTGGCATTGCTTGGTGGCCTGGACATTTGGCCGCTGGTCGG GTGAGCTACCAGATAGCAAATGTCATGGATCTGTTTACAACAAGTCTGGTCCTGGCAGGACTGGACCCTCCTGTAGACAGAGAAATAGATGGCATTGATCTAACTCCTGTCATTCTGGATGGCAAAGAAATTGAGAG ACCAATATTTTATTATCGTGGCAATGAGCTTATGGCAGTCCGGCTGGGGCAATACAAAGCGCATTACTGGACCTGGAGTAACTCATGGGAGGAACTTTCCCAG GGTATAAATTTCTGTCCAGGACAAAATATTACTGGTGTAACAACACATGACCAAGTAGAGTACGTCAAGCCGCTGTTGTTCCACTTGGGAAGGGACCCTGGAGAAAAGTACCCCATGAG AATATCAAGTATTGAGTACCAGACTGTGATGTTAGGAATTTCCCCAGTGGTTCGTCAGCACAAGGACTCCATGATACCAGGGGAACCTCAACTCAACGTGTGTGACCTGGCTGCTATG AACTGGTCACCCCCCGGATGTGAGAAGCTTGGAAAATGTCTGACACCCCCAGAGTCAAAACCGTGGAAATGTGCCTGGCCCCACTGA
- the GALNS gene encoding N-acetylgalactosamine-6-sulfatase isoform X3, producing the protein MGWGDIGVFGEPSKETPNIDQMASEGILFPDFYTANPLCSPSRASLLTGRLPIRNGFYTTNDHARNAYTPQEILGGIPDSEVLLPELLKKAGYINKIIGKWHLGHRRKYHPLSHGFDEWFGSPNCHFGPYDNVERPNIPVYKDWEMIGRYYEDIYINHKTGESNLTQIYLQEAIKFINKYGNSGQPFFMYWAIDATHAPVYASSSFLGTSRRGLYGDAVREIDFSIGKILDVLKTTGIAKDTFVFFTSDNGAALISAPNQGGSNSPFLCGKQTTFEGGMRVPGIAWWPGHLAAGRVSYQIANVMDLFTTSLVLAGLDPPVDREIDGIDLTPVILDGKEIERPIFYYRGNELMAVRLGQYKAHYWTWSNSWEELSQGINFCPGQNITGVTTHDQVEYVKPLLFHLGRDPGEKYPMRISSIEYQTVMLGISPVVRQHKDSMIPGEPQLNVCDLAAMNWSPPGCEKLGKCLTPPESKPWKCAWPH; encoded by the exons ATGGGATGGGGAGATATCGGTGTGTTCGGAGAACCCTCCAAAGAGACCCCTAATATTGATCAGATGGCATCAGAAGGCATCCTGTTCCCAGATTTTTACACAGCCAATCCTCTCTGCTCTCCAT CCAGAGCCTCTTTATTAACCGGACGTCTTCCCATCCGAAATGGTTTTTATACCACAAATGACCATGCCAGGAATG CTTACACACCACAAGAGATCCTGGGTGGGATACCTGATTCTGAGGTGCTGCTACCGGAACTGTTGAAGAAGGCTGGATACATCAACAAAATTATCGGCAAATG GCATTTGGGGCACAGAAGAAAATATCACCCTCTGAGCCATGGTTTTGATGAATGGTTCGGTTCTCCAAACTGTCATTTTGGACCTTATGATAATGTTGAACGTCCAAATATACCAGTGTACAAGGACTGGGAGATGATTGGAAG ATATTATGAAGACATATATATTAATCACAAGACTGGGGAGTCAAATTTAACTCAGATATACTTACAG GAAGCCATAAAATTTATTAACAAGTATGGGAATTCTGGCCAGCCATTCTTTATGTACTGGGCCATTGATGCCACTCATGCGCCTGTCTACGCTTCCAGCAGCTTCCTTGGAACAAGTCGTCGAGGACT GTATGGAGATGCAGTCCGTGAAATTGACTTTAGCATAGGAAAGATTTTGGACGTTCTAAAGACCACAGGAATCGCCAAGGATACCTttgtgttcttcacatctgacAATGGAGCTGCACTCATCTCTGCTCCAAACCAAG GCGGTAGTAACTCCCCTTTCCTTTGTGGGAAGCAGACAACATTTGAGGGTGGTATGAGGGTGCCTGGCATTGCTTGGTGGCCTGGACATTTGGCCGCTGGTCGG GTGAGCTACCAGATAGCAAATGTCATGGATCTGTTTACAACAAGTCTGGTCCTGGCAGGACTGGACCCTCCTGTAGACAGAGAAATAGATGGCATTGATCTAACTCCTGTCATTCTGGATGGCAAAGAAATTGAGAG ACCAATATTTTATTATCGTGGCAATGAGCTTATGGCAGTCCGGCTGGGGCAATACAAAGCGCATTACTGGACCTGGAGTAACTCATGGGAGGAACTTTCCCAG GGTATAAATTTCTGTCCAGGACAAAATATTACTGGTGTAACAACACATGACCAAGTAGAGTACGTCAAGCCGCTGTTGTTCCACTTGGGAAGGGACCCTGGAGAAAAGTACCCCATGAG AATATCAAGTATTGAGTACCAGACTGTGATGTTAGGAATTTCCCCAGTGGTTCGTCAGCACAAGGACTCCATGATACCAGGGGAACCTCAACTCAACGTGTGTGACCTGGCTGCTATG AACTGGTCACCCCCCGGATGTGAGAAGCTTGGAAAATGTCTGACACCCCCAGAGTCAAAACCGTGGAAATGTGCCTGGCCCCACTGA